In Bradyrhizobium paxllaeri, the genomic stretch GAGCGGCCACGGGGCGAAGTAACGAGGACGGCCGGTCCATGTGCCGGCGCGTGCCGGACAGCGGTGCGGTTCCATGTTGGCAAGTCCTGCCGATTGGCGTTACGTTCCGTCTGTACTTCAGTACAGACTGGCGTTGACCCGATTGATCAGTTGGGGCGGCATGACGTCTCGTTGCGTAAGCCCGGAGTGCAAGCGGAGGCGGCTGCGGCCTGCATGTCTTGCCGTTGCGGCTCTGGCCGTGCTGATCGCCGCGGGAGACGATGCGTCCGCCAAAAGTGGACGGCGCGAACGACCGATCGAGTCCGTTCAGTCACGCAACGCCGGCGAGCCGGTCATGGCGATCGTTTCACTCCGCACCCAGCGGATCACCGTCTACGATTCCAAGGGCTGGATCCTGCGGGCGCCGGTATCGAGCGGCACCAAGGGACGCGAAACACCTGCAGGCATCTTCAGCGTCATCCAGAAAGTCGAGGAGCATTACTCGAACCTGTATGACGACGCCTTCATGCCGCACATGCAGCGCATCACCTGGTCAGGCATCGCACTCCATGGCGGCGTCCTGCCGGGGCGTCCGGCGTCCCATGGCTGTATCCGGCTGCCTTTCGACTTCGCCGAACGCCTGTTCGGCGAGACTATGATGGGCATGCGGGTGATCGTGGCCCCAACCGATGTGGCGCCGATTGAACTCGCCCACCCGCTTCTGTTCCAACCCAAGCCGGATGCCGCCGCCCTGGTCGCCGCCCGCACCACAGAGGCGCAGGAGGCCACGCGGAAAGCGGCCGAGGCGCGCACAACCGCCGCGACGGCCTTGCGGGAGGCTACGCAGGCCAGGGCACCGGTTCGCACGGCGGAACATCTGAAGCGCATCGCCGAGGCGCAATTGACAGCAGCCGAAACCAAACTTGGCTCCGGCATCTCAGCGGAGGCAAAGGAGCTGGCTGAGGAAGCCAAGGCGCAGGCGGTTGCCAAGATCGCGGAGCTGCAACTGCAATGGGACGTCGCCAACGTGAATCTGCAACTGCGGCTCGATGCCGTCACGTCCGCGCGGGAGGCCGTCGCCGCAGCGGAGACTGTGCGCGTCGCTGCCGCCGAGGCGGCGCGTGAGGTCGCACGCGAACTCCAGCCGGTATCGGTGCTGATCAGCCGCAAGACCCAGCGGCTTTATGTCCGTCAGGCATTCAAGCCCATCCTGGAAAGTCCGGTCACGATCGCAGATCCGGATCGCCCGATCGGCACGCATGTCTTCACCGCTACCGAGCGCACGACCAGCGACACCGGCTTGCGATGGAACGTCGTCTCGCTGGGCGGCGGACGTTCGCTCGGTGCCACGGCTGAGCTACACAACCGGGCGCCCGGGAGTATTGGTCGCGACGTTGAACCGGAGCCTGCGAATCCGGACAACGCAAAGACTGCGCTCGATCGCATCGCCATTCCGCAGGACGTATTGGATCGCATCGGCAACATCACGCCGCGATCTTCGCTGATCGTTACGGACGAGGCGTTAAGCCCGGAAACCGGCAAGGGAACGGAATTCGTGGTCGTGCTGAGCGGCGAACCGCAAGGAGGCATCAAGAAGCGGCGACGCAGTCCGGGGAACAACTTCCGCTATTCGCACCCACGGAGCTTTCAATTCTGGCACACACCTTTCGGAGGTCCATTTTCTAGCTGGTGAGCCGGTTCCTCGCGCGGCAGCTCCGCCCGACTGGTCTTAATATCCCTCCGGCAGTCCGATGTCCCGGAAGAGCCCGCGCGGGCCTCGAACGCTGCGCGCTGCGGGTTGTACGCGCCAGCTTGTCCAACGCTTCTCGTCCGATGTGCAATACAAGAGATATTCGCCGGGATTGCGCGACGATTCCCGCCCCGCAGCCTGACTGCAGGCCGAGACTTTGTTCAGCGTGAGGATGTCCCTGACCTCTTGCGTGACTTCCAGCCAGGGACCGGGAAATTGCTCCGACGGCGACAGCATCGGACGAGCGTCTGCCGTGCCGACCAAACACGTCAGAAGGACCGCCAAACTGCAATGACAGGCCGCTCGGAGTGGCGCACGCGGAACTGATTCCATGATCGCTGCTCCTCGTTCTGCTTCAGAAACTCAGCGACGGCCGAGACTTGCGGCCTCGTCACCCCCGCGGACCGCCTTCGCCAATGCGGCTTCGTTCGACCGCACGAACAGGAAGCGGGACGCTACGGGTATTTCTGCATCGGCGCTGCCATCCTGGCCGATCAGGACCAATCCCGCTCCACCATTGGCCACGGCCAAAATGACGGGGTCTCCCTTCCACGTTTTGATCGGCTCCATTGCGATGAGAAATTCACCCATCGGCTGGTCGAAGTATTGCAGCCTCAGCTGCGGACCAACCTCTGCTGCCGCAAGTCCGAAACCCAGTTGTCGAGCCCGCGCATAAACCTCCGCCAGCCGCACCGTACCGGTCTGAAAGCCAAGCTCGGCGGCCGACACCGCAAACAGCTCCACGCTTGTTTTCGTCGTGCCGACGTTAAAGGCCGGTCGCGCGAGAATTTCCTCAGCCAGGCTTCCGATGCCACAGCCTGCTGCATCCAGCGCGCTAAGCAGGGCAAAGGAATTTGCAAACGTTCCGACTGTAATTGTCCGCCACACCGGAACCGCGAAGGCGGATGTGACTGGAGCCGGCGGCGCATTGGAGGGAGCTGCCTTGAGCGTCAGGTGGTTTTGCAGGGCGGCTCGCGCCGAACATCGAGCACTGGCTTCGCTCGTGAGGAGGACGATACATGCGATGGAGAGCATCGCAATGAGAGCGCCGCCCCTTCGTCTTCGCATCGAACGACGCGGTATGACGTGGTAACCGCTTTCCTTGACGGCAGTCCGGTCCATAGCGACCCGCTTTGCGCATGTTGTTGCGCGCGCCAATGCAATCCAACAATTGCTTCAGTATGATCCGCCCGCCGGTTCACAGCAGGGCAAGTCTGCCATTCAAAATGGGCGTCTGGCCTCTCACTGCAGCCCAGGTTCTCGAACGACCAGGTTGAGAACAGCGCAGCTTTCAAAGCCGCTGCGGGACCGACGCTAAATCGGATCGAAGGATACTGCGGTGGCGATGCGCAATATGTGAATTGGCTTACATCCGCTGAAAGCGTTTCCGTGCCGGTATTCGCTTGCTGGCAGTTTTCGTACCTCAAGCGATAGCGGCAAATTTCCGTTGTTGAGGAGAACGAACCCGTCATCTCCGAGTCTGACCCGAAGCGGAAGTCACCGACTGTAGCCGGCGGCCCTGCGGTTGTGCCACCGATCTGATATCCTGCGCCGAGAGCTCGTCCATACTCTCATTCAGATGCGGGTTGGCGCATTAATGTGTTGCGCGCGCAGCATTTGAATCGCACGATTATCGTTCGTTATCGCGGGAGCGATCATGAATAGATGTCTTCTGATGACGATTCTTGCGGCTCTCACCGGCACGGCGGTGGCTCCGCAGGCTCTGGCCAACGACGCGCTCATCGCGCGGGCGAAATCATTCGAACTCGATACGCCCTATGTGC encodes the following:
- a CDS encoding L,D-transpeptidase family protein; the encoded protein is MLIAAGDDASAKSGRRERPIESVQSRNAGEPVMAIVSLRTQRITVYDSKGWILRAPVSSGTKGRETPAGIFSVIQKVEEHYSNLYDDAFMPHMQRITWSGIALHGGVLPGRPASHGCIRLPFDFAERLFGETMMGMRVIVAPTDVAPIELAHPLLFQPKPDAAALVAARTTEAQEATRKAAEARTTAATALREATQARAPVRTAEHLKRIAEAQLTAAETKLGSGISAEAKELAEEAKAQAVAKIAELQLQWDVANVNLQLRLDAVTSAREAVAAAETVRVAAAEAAREVARELQPVSVLISRKTQRLYVRQAFKPILESPVTIADPDRPIGTHVFTATERTTSDTGLRWNVVSLGGGRSLGATAELHNRAPGSIGRDVEPEPANPDNAKTALDRIAIPQDVLDRIGNITPRSSLIVTDEALSPETGKGTEFVVVLSGEPQGGIKKRRRSPGNNFRYSHPRSFQFWHTPFGGPFSSW